One Drosophila subobscura isolate 14011-0131.10 chromosome U, UCBerk_Dsub_1.0, whole genome shotgun sequence DNA window includes the following coding sequences:
- the LOC117900708 gene encoding uncharacterized protein LOC117900708 isoform X2, whose translation MDASPRNSKDDNEQMSTGPHNITEYSQEASKVDSQFPKDDTKLKLNRRDYLRQMYKDNRMNLIEKKAATDMQMDSTKSTKEFLNPARLEFVNLKWKERQEEIEKRQQETDKKYVSRFEMNAGRKERII comes from the exons ATGGATGCTTCGCCGAGA aacagcaaagacGACAACGAACAGATGTCTACTGGTCCTCATAACATTACTGAATATAGTC AGGAGGCCTCCAAAGTGGACTCGCAGTTTCCCAAAGATGACACGAAGCTGAAACTAAACCGCCGTGACTATTTGCGCCAGATGTACAAGGATAACCGAATGAACCTCATAGAGAAGAAAGCGGCCACCGATATGCAAATGGACTCAACAAAATCCACTAAAGAGTTTTTAAATCCTGCTCGCTTGGAATTTGTGAATCTGAAGTGGAAAGAGCGCCAAGAAGAGATTGAGAAGCGACAGCAGGAGACAGACAAGAAGTACGTCTCCCGATTCGAGATGAATGCGGGCCGAAAGGAGAGAATTATATAA
- the LOC117900708 gene encoding uncharacterized protein LOC117900708 isoform X1, with translation MDASPRNSKDDNEQMSTGPHNITEYSQTPLWRPSIPCVPMPCHRGPLVLQKEASKVDSQFPKDDTKLKLNRRDYLRQMYKDNRMNLIEKKAATDMQMDSTKSTKEFLNPARLEFVNLKWKERQEEIEKRQQETDKKYVSRFEMNAGRKERII, from the exons ATGGATGCTTCGCCGAGA aacagcaaagacGACAACGAACAGATGTCTACTGGTCCTCATAACATTACTGAATATAGTCAGACGCCACTCTGGCGCCCATCTATACCGTGTGTTCCCATGCCTTGCCATCGGGGGCCCCTAGTGCTCCAAAAGGAGGCCTCCAAAGTGGACTCGCAGTTTCCCAAAGATGACACGAAGCTGAAACTAAACCGCCGTGACTATTTGCGCCAGATGTACAAGGATAACCGAATGAACCTCATAGAGAAGAAAGCGGCCACCGATATGCAAATGGACTCAACAAAATCCACTAAAGAGTTTTTAAATCCTGCTCGCTTGGAATTTGTGAATCTGAAGTGGAAAGAGCGCCAAGAAGAGATTGAGAAGCGACAGCAGGAGACAGACAAGAAGTACGTCTCCCGATTCGAGATGAATGCGGGCCGAAAGGAGAGAATTATATAA